The genomic segment GGGCTTGTTTTTATTGATTTCTTAGTAATCGATTGATGGATTTTTGTTGTCGTAAGATAGAACAAACGTTCTTTTTGTGTTATGATAGAGTTGGTAATTGCATATGAAGTGTGGGCGGTTGGTCACTTCCATGAGAATGGAGGTGATGCCAATGTCGACTTACGAATCGATAAATTTGCTAATTCAGCTTTGCACTGTAATGTTAGCAGCCTTTACAATTGTAGTCACATTGATCATTTTCTTCGTAAAAAAGAAATAACCGTCCCCCGCTGATAAGGTATGACGGTTATTTCTGTCTAAAACCGGATCAACCGCTCTTCTTGCGGTTTGCAGTTGCTAGGCCGAGTGTTAGCGCACTCGGTCTTTTTTTATGTTATGCGTTTCTAAAGACATTATACCTTTATTCGGTGATTGTTTCAAGAATGGTACTTTTTATTGATTACAATAACGGTGGATTTGGAACTATGTGACGTTCTTTGTTGCGCCAGTTGGTTATCCAGGTTTCGAGTCGGTCCATGGCGATTTCGAGTTGGTCGAATGCGTAGGCGTAGGAAATTCGGATGTGACCTTCCCCGAATGCTGTGAAGGCGGTGCCTGGTACGACGGCGATTCGGGCTTCATCGAGCAACGTGTGGGCGAATTGTTCGGATGTTAGGTTGAACTCTTTAATAGAAGGAAAGATGTAGAATGCGCCACCCGGTTTGACTGTCGGAAGGCCCATGTTGGTGAGCCGGGTGTAGATGTAGTCGCGGCGTAGGATATAGTCCGGGTTCATTGCCGAAGGCGTGTGTTGGCATTCGGTTAGTGCGCAGATAGCTGCGTGTTGGGATGGGACGCCTGCGCAGATGGTGTTATAGGCTTGCACTTTGACGGCTTGTTGCATCCACTGGGCGGCGGCGAGCAGGAAACCGATGCGCCAGCCTGTCATGGAATGGGATTTGGACAGGCCGTGGATGAGGAATAGTTTGTCTTTGAGTTCGGGGTACTCAGCGAATGAGCGGTGTTCCCCTTGGTAGGTGTTTTCGCTGTAGATTTCGTCCGAGATGATGAAGATGTCGTGATTGGTGAGTGTTGCGGCTAGTTCGTCCATCGTTTTGTGTGGGATGGTGACGCCGGTTGGGTTGGATGGATAGTTGAAGACGATTGCTTTTGTTTTGGGTGTGATGAGTTGTTCGAGTTGGATTGGGTCCGGGATGAAGTTGGTTGTTGTTGTGTCGAGATAGATGGGTGTTGCGCCGGCGAGTGTGATGAGCGGTTCGTAGCCGGTGTAGATGGGTGCGGGGACGATGACTTCGTCTCCTGGCTCGAGAATCGTACGGAATACGGTGTCCATTGCTTGGCTTGCGCCGGTTGTGATGATGATTTCGGTTTGTGGGTTGTAGGTGAAGTTGTATTTATCGGTAAAAAAGGTGGATACGGCTTGCCGGAGTTCGAGGAGACCGGCGTTGTGTGAGTAGATAGTTTTGTTGTCGTCGATTGCTTTGTGGGCGGCTTGTTTGATGCGTTCGGGTGTTGGAAAGTCGGGTTGGCCGATGGTTAGATTGATGGCATCGGGGTAGTTTATGAGCTGGTTGGAGATTTTGCGGATGCCGGATGGTTCTATTTGTTGGACGCGCGGGTTGATGGTGAGTGACATGGTGGTTCCCCCTTTTTGATTGGTGGGTAGTAGTATATGCGGGATGGGGGGGGATGATTTTTGGGGTGTGGTTTGGTGTTGAGGGGGTGTTGTTTAGTTGGTTGGGAATGTTGTGATGTTTCGGCGGGATGTTGTTTAGTTGGATCGGAGTGTTGTGATGTTTGTTTGATTCGTTGTGAACTCTTGGATTTGATTGGCCAAGACTTTTTTCAACCGTCTTTTTGCCCGCTAAAGACTTCCCTTTCTTCTGCTTTTTAAGTTATTTCTTGGTTCTGGTTCTTGAAGTCTTCTGTAGCATACTGTATATTGAGAATAGATCTAGTAAAGAATAAAAAGGACCGCTTGACGTGTCGAGCGTCAAACGGTCAGCAATAGCTAGGTTCCCTATAAGGGGATCAGCCCATCTGGAGTAGTAACCCATCTGAGCCTCTAACTCAAGGATGGGTTATTTTTTATTTTTATGGTCAAATGAGAGTATTAACACGATTAATGTTGCAAAAGCTACTGCGAAGATTTGAGTTTGATTTTCATATAAAGGTAGCCGCCCGGTGGAGAGGGCGGCTTTTTGTTTTGTTATTTATACAATGGTAATTTGTAGTCCCAAGTGTAATTGGTTCTTGGGGGTGTTCCTTTTCGGTTGAGTCGCAGCTGATTGGACACTTTGCGGAGTTGGTTGGACGCTATAGCGGGTTCGTTGGACACTTCCGGGAGTTGGTTGAACACTTCAGGATTGGTTGGACACTATTGCGGGTTCGTTGGACACTTCCGGGAGTTGGTTAGACACTTCAGGATTGGTTGGACACTATTGCAGGTTCTTTGGACACTCCCGGGATTGGTTGGACACTATTTTCTATTTGAAGGGCATAAAGGAAGCCATCCGGTGGTCTGGATGGCTGATTGGGTGGTGATTGTCTATTCGAAAGAGACAACGTTCTATGAATTTATATGGAAAAGATTGCGTGATTAGTGAACTAAACGACATTCTCACTCCGCTTGCGTCGTTTTTTCCATAGGTCTTCTGCGGCGCCAGATCCTAGTATAACGCCGGCAATGATGAGGGCTAGGCCTATGAGATGGCGATAGGTGATGATTTCGCCAAGGAATAGTGCTGAGCCGATTAGGGAGAACATGGTGTTGAAGTTGATGAAGATGGCGGCTTTGGCTGGGCCGACTTTTCCGACTGCGTAGTTGTAAAGCATGTGACCGACAGCTGTGCCGATGATGGCGCTTGCTGCGAAACCGAGCCAAAACATGGGCGGTACGGTGGCAAATGCTTTGATTTCACCGGGTTCTTGAATCAGGCTAATGATGAGTAGTACCGCGCTGCCGACTACCATCATATAAGCGGTCATGATACGTGGATCGAGTGTTTTTGCTGCTTTTGCGATGACTAGAAATGATAATACTTGAGCGGCGATTGAAATGAAAATGAAGCTATCACCGAGCGCGAGACCGCCAATTCCCCCGCCTGCTAAAACGACGGAGCTGACGCCGCCTAGGCCGACTAAGAAACCAAGCCATTGCACTTTAGACGGGTAATTCCGCATGATAAGTGCGACGGAGATCGCCGTTAGGACGGGGCCTGTTCCGAGTATCAGTCCCGCGTTTGTGCCGGTCGTACGAACAAGTCCCATGTTAAGGAAGTAATGATGGAGGACGACATTGAGCATCGCGCCTCCTATGATATATTTCCATTCATTTTTTGTCGGCAGACGAAGCATTTTGAACGCCGCCAGAATGATGAATACCGTGATGCCTGCGAGCAGGATACGGAATGTTGTCATGGTAACTGGTCCGACATATATGAGCAGATATTTGAGGAGTGGCAGGTTAAATCCCCAGATAAGCATTGCGGTAGTGAGGAGTGCGTAGATTCTCCACATGGGGCCGTCCCCTCCTTTGGTTGGTGATTTGGTGATGATTGGTTGCTGGAAATACTGTAGGGTAAGATGGCAACTTTTCACTAGAAGTAAACAACGTTTATTGGGTACTTAGCAACGTTTTTTCTTATGTGTCAGGTTTGATGATGCTTAAGTATACACCTTTTAAAGCGTGGTAGTAGCCGCCTAAGTAATTCTTATGCGGGTTCGATGAAATATTTTACCAGACGGCGATTGCTCCGTCGGTTCGGGATTCGGTGCCGCCTGATAGAACTCCGGTTTTAGGATTTCGCCAGATGATTTGGCCACGACCAAATGAGCCTGAGTCGAGGGTTGGCTGGATTTGGTGACCAAGTCTTGTCAGTGCTTGGGCGAGATGGTTCGGGAAGCCCGGTTCGACGTGGACTAGATTGTCTTTTATCCACTGCCAGCGCGGTGCGTCGAGGGCTGCTTGTGGATTTAATTTGTAATCGATTGTGTTGATGGCTACTTGGAAATGGCCTTGCGGTTGCATGTATCCGCCCATGACACCAAATGGCCCGATGGCTTGTCCGTTTTTGGTTAGGAAGCCTGGGATGATGGTGTGAAATGTTCGTTTGCCCGGTTTTAGTGCATTTGGGTGATTCGGATCTAGCGAGAAGTCTGCGCCACGGTTTTGGAGTGCGATTCCTGTGCCAGGAATAACGATACCGGAGCCGAAGCCCATGTAATTCGACTGGATGAAGGATACCATGTTGCCTTCCCCATCTGCAGTTGCCAGGTAAACTGTGCCGCCTTTTGGTAATTCATACGGTTCTGGACATGTTGCGGTTGCTGTAATTTTGGCGGCGCGTTGTTGTGCGTACGCTTTTGATAGAAGGTGTTCGGGTTTAATTGGCATATCAGTTGGTTCGGTGATGAATGCTTGTCCATCTGTGAATGCGAGCTTCATAGACTCAATTTGTTCGTGAAGCGATTGCGTGTCGTGCGGCACTGGGCTGTTCATTTCCGATAGGATGTTGAGTGCCATGAGTGCGATCATGCCTTGGCCATTTGGCGGAATTTCATGAACGTCGTAGCCGCGGTAGTTTGTAGAGACGGGTTCTACCCATTCTGGCTGGTAGTTTGCCAGATCAGATTTTGTGAGAAAGCCGCCGTGTTGTTGCATGAAAGTGTCGATTTTGTCGGCTAGTTCTCCCG from the Sporosarcina psychrophila genome contains:
- a CDS encoding aminotransferase class I/II-fold pyridoxal phosphate-dependent enzyme — its product is MSLTINPRVQQIEPSGIRKISNQLINYPDAINLTIGQPDFPTPERIKQAAHKAIDDNKTIYSHNAGLLELRQAVSTFFTDKYNFTYNPQTEIIITTGASQAMDTVFRTILEPGDEVIVPAPIYTGYEPLITLAGATPIYLDTTTTNFIPDPIQLEQLITPKTKAIVFNYPSNPTGVTIPHKTMDELAATLTNHDIFIISDEIYSENTYQGEHRSFAEYPELKDKLFLIHGLSKSHSMTGWRIGFLLAAAQWMQQAVKVQAYNTICAGVPSQHAAICALTECQHTPSAMNPDYILRRDYIYTRLTNMGLPTVKPGGAFYIFPSIKEFNLTSEQFAHTLLDEARIAVVPGTAFTAFGEGHIRISYAYAFDQLEIAMDRLETWITNWRNKERHIVPNPPLL
- a CDS encoding gamma-glutamyltransferase family protein, with translation MDYLYNPNPSIRHTAFAKNGMVATSQPLAAQAGIEIMRRGGNAIDAAIATAAALTVVEPTSNGIGGDAFALVWVNNKLHGLNASGPAPQSLTIDAVKAQGHDKMPVYGLTPITVPGVPAAWAELARKFGNLPLKESLEPAIRYAEEGYPLTPILGKYWNAAYKKYSTSFTTEEFDAWFTTFAPDGRAPEIGELWKSRDHAATLHSIGESNAESFYTGELADKIDTFMQQHGGFLTKSDLANYQPEWVEPVSTNYRGYDVHEIPPNGQGMIALMALNILSEMNSPVPHDTQSLHEQIESMKLAFTDGQAFITEPTDMPIKPEHLLSKAYAQQRAAKITATATCPEPYELPKGGTVYLATADGEGNMVSFIQSNYMGFGSGIVIPGTGIALQNRGADFSLDPNHPNALKPGKRTFHTIIPGFLTKNGQAIGPFGVMGGYMQPQGHFQVAINTIDYKLNPQAALDAPRWQWIKDNLVHVEPGFPNHLAQALTRLGHQIQPTLDSGSFGRGQIIWRNPKTGVLSGGTESRTDGAIAVW
- a CDS encoding DMT family transporter, whose amino-acid sequence is MWRIYALLTTAMLIWGFNLPLLKYLLIYVGPVTMTTFRILLAGITVFIILAAFKMLRLPTKNEWKYIIGGAMLNVVLHHYFLNMGLVRTTGTNAGLILGTGPVLTAISVALIMRNYPSKVQWLGFLVGLGGVSSVVLAGGGIGGLALGDSFIFISIAAQVLSFLVIAKAAKTLDPRIMTAYMMVVGSAVLLIISLIQEPGEIKAFATVPPMFWLGFAASAIIGTAVGHMLYNYAVGKVGPAKAAIFINFNTMFSLIGSALFLGEIITYRHLIGLALIIAGVILGSGAAEDLWKKRRKRSENVV